The Cohnella abietis genome has a segment encoding these proteins:
- the pgmB gene encoding beta-phosphoglucomutase: MLDKVKGAIFDLDGVIVDTAKYHFLAWKWLADQWGFEFTETDNERLKGVSRIRSLEIVLEIGGIDISEEEKLQKAEQKNEKYLQYIHQMDRSEVLPGAEEYLLQLRRRGVRIALGSASKNAVFILEKVGLAELFDAVIDGTKVSKAKPDPEVFIAGCEALGLEPGECVVFEDAEAGVEAAIAAGIYVVGIGNPDILVAANRVVSGLNELV; this comes from the coding sequence TTGCTGGATAAAGTCAAAGGAGCAATCTTCGATCTGGATGGTGTGATCGTGGATACGGCTAAGTATCATTTTCTGGCGTGGAAATGGCTGGCGGATCAATGGGGCTTTGAGTTTACGGAAACGGATAATGAGAGGCTGAAGGGCGTTAGCCGTATACGTTCTCTTGAAATCGTACTCGAAATCGGCGGGATAGACATATCTGAGGAAGAGAAGCTGCAGAAGGCTGAGCAGAAAAACGAAAAATATTTGCAGTATATTCACCAGATGGACCGATCTGAGGTGCTGCCGGGTGCTGAGGAGTATTTGCTTCAATTAAGACGCAGAGGGGTACGTATTGCTCTGGGGTCAGCTAGCAAGAATGCAGTGTTTATCTTGGAGAAGGTAGGGTTGGCCGAGCTATTCGATGCTGTTATAGATGGGACTAAGGTTTCTAAGGCCAAGCCAGATCCGGAGGTTTTTATTGCCGGGTGTGAGGCATTGGGACTTGAGCCGGGGGAATGCGTCGTATTTGAAGATGCTGAAGCAGGCGTTGAAGCGGCGATTGCCGCTGGGATATATGTTGTAGGGATCGGTAATCCGGATATTCTCGTAGCTGCAAATCGCGTAGTTAGCGGGCTCAATGAGCTGGTTTGA